The sequence TCATTTGTATTTATTTTTCACAAAAATAAAATTTAAGACAAATAAATCAAACTTTTTATAAAAATTATAAACCCTAAAATTAAAATATTATTCTTCTCTCGTCAGTTGGTCAAGTTTTTTTAATAAGGTCGGAAATCTAAAATTACCATGCATTTTCTCAACCTTTTTTTGTACTTCATCAACGTCGATTCCTATTGAGGTTAGAAACAAGGGCGTCTTGCTTTCTCCTCGGAAAACTTCCCTCCGCTTTGAATCGGGAGAAGAAAATCCGTTTTTGGCAATTCCAACGACAGGAAATTTCCTGTTTAGGGCCTCAAAAAGATAACCACCCAAACCAATTTTCCCTTCATCATTCAAAGTAACATAACCATCGACAATGATGATGTCATTAGGTTTTAATTGAATCTTTTCTAGCAAACTTAGAATGCAAGGAAGCTCTCTTTTGTAAAACGCACCGCTTTCGTACTCTGCAGTAATCATTGTTTTTTCATTAAAAATTTCGTTCTCTTGTTCTGAATTCCAATCTTCAAAAGCTATACAGACAGTCTTTGCAAAGTCTTCGTAATAATAAGTGTCAAACGCGTAAATCATGATTTAATCTTTATTGAAAAACTCTCCAAAATGCCATAAAATACCTGCGGGATCATGGAGAAAACACTCTTTTCCCCAATCCATTGTTCGAATTGGAGAGAGCTTTGAGCTTGCATATTTTGTGGGTAAATTGAGCAATGCAAGTTCAGTGTAAAACTCATCGATATTTTCAACTTCTACGAAAATCATCGTGTTTTCTATCCACTCTTTTGCGTAATAATCCTGAAGATAAAAAGCGATTTCCTGTTTTTTAAATACCGAAAAGTTGTTTTCGAGAACCATTTCTTCAAAGCCCAAATCTCTGTAAAAAGCTCTACTTTCTTCAAAATTTTTAGATCCTATAAAAGGCCGGATTGATTTTATATTTTGTTTCATTTTATTTTTCCAGTTATCAGAAGTCATTTCAAATTTAATTTCCTTGCCGTGCATTCCCTTTTCTTGCCAGCCAGATTTTCTGTAAAAGATTTCTGCTCTCGTTTTGGGTGATGTACCCAGCCAAACGGTTTCACTTGTTTTAGAGAAATACCAATCGAGCATTACATTGTGTAATTTCCTGCCAATTCCCTTATTTTCAAAATCGGGATGAAGAAATAATGCCCAGATATTATTTTCTTTTAAATCTACAATTGAAAACCCTACAATCAAATGATCAATTTCGCAAACCCAGCCTTTGCCTCTTATTGTCAGAAATTCTTCGCAATCCTGATTAGTAACCAAATTGGGATCAGACAATGTGTTTTCTTTCACAGCATTTCTTACAATCTGTATCTGTGGAATATCTTCGATATTGGCTTCTCGTATAATCATTTAAATTTAAGTTTAAAAAACCTACAAGAAAATTCTTATAGGTTTTAATGTAAATATTGAGTTTAAATTATTTTTTATCAACCACAATTCTTGCTTCTCTGTTGGCAATTTCCCAAGCCGTAGCAAAAACCAATTGTGTTCTTTTTTGTAACATCGAGTAGTCTATTTTTTCAACGTCGTCCGTTGGTTTATGATAATCTTCATGAATTCCGTCAAAATAAAATGCTACCGGAATATTGTTTTTAGCAAAATTGTAATGATCTGATCTGTAATATAATCTCTGAGGATCTTTCGGGTCATCGTATTTATAATTT comes from Chryseobacterium sp. 3008163 and encodes:
- a CDS encoding endonuclease V → MIYAFDTYYYEDFAKTVCIAFEDWNSEQENEIFNEKTMITAEYESGAFYKRELPCILSLLEKIQLKPNDIIIVDGYVTLNDEGKIGLGGYLFEALNRKFPVVGIAKNGFSSPDSKRREVFRGESKTPLFLTSIGIDVDEVQKKVEKMHGNFRFPTLLKKLDQLTREE
- a CDS encoding GNAT family N-acetyltransferase; translation: MIIREANIEDIPQIQIVRNAVKENTLSDPNLVTNQDCEEFLTIRGKGWVCEIDHLIVGFSIVDLKENNIWALFLHPDFENKGIGRKLHNVMLDWYFSKTSETVWLGTSPKTRAEIFYRKSGWQEKGMHGKEIKFEMTSDNWKNKMKQNIKSIRPFIGSKNFEESRAFYRDLGFEEMVLENNFSVFKKQEIAFYLQDYYAKEWIENTMIFVEVENIDEFYTELALLNLPTKYASSKLSPIRTMDWGKECFLHDPAGILWHFGEFFNKD